The Lactuca sativa cultivar Salinas chromosome 2, Lsat_Salinas_v11, whole genome shotgun sequence genome includes a window with the following:
- the LOC111883416 gene encoding transcription factor bHLH30 encodes MMQYLPTHGYELSNCSSIIRNLVYDHGGGELSAVTEAQSAEEKATAACNRHSEAERRRRKRINGHLATLRSLLPSNVKTDKASLLAEVVRRVKELKKMAAELEPKGTDQSDDTTRNMIPSENDELQLTYIGEDSSTRKMMIKVMMCCEDRGELIVELTRALGLVRGKVMRMEIATLGGRIKCVLWVQVFGATREQGLHELRRALKVVMDRGAFLDMPRNKRPRIPGCI; translated from the exons ATGATGCAGTATCTACCAACTCATGGTTACGAGCTCAGTAACTGTTCCAGCATTATAAGAAACTTGGTATATGATCACGGCGGCGGAGAACTATCAGCAGTCACGGAGGCACAGTCAGCGGAGGAGAAGGCGACAGCAGCTTGCAATAGGCACAGCGAAGCTGAACGGAGACGACGAAAGCGAATCAACGGCCACCTTGCCACCCTCCGCAGCCTCCTCCCCAGCAACGTCAAA ACCGACAAAGCTTCGTTGTTGGCGGAGGTAGTCCGGCGAGTGAAGGAGTTAAAGAAGATGGCGGCGGAACTGGAGCCCAAGGGAACGGATCAAAGTGATGATACGACACGAAATATGATTCCAAGTGAGAATGATGAACTTCAGTTAACTTACATTGGAGAGGATTCTAGTACGAGGAAGATGATGATAAAGGTGATGATGTGCTGCGAGGATAGGGGTGAACTAATAGTCGAGTTAACGAGAGCTTTGGGGTTAGTACGTGGGAAAGTGATGCGCATGGAGATAGCGACGTTGGGTGGGAGAATCAAATGTGTGTTATGGGTTCAAGTTTTTGGAGCAACCAGAGAACAAGGGTTACATGAGCTACGAAGAGCTTTGAAGGTGGTTATGGATCGTGGAGCATTCTTGGATATGCCTCGAAATAAAAGACCACGTATTCCGGGTTGTATCTGA